The proteins below come from a single Chryseobacterium sp. MA9 genomic window:
- a CDS encoding alkyl hydroperoxide reductase, whose amino-acid sequence MDITNIIILNIFNDINMNNSKTESIKMYFSGLSGKTYYFVIYQGENCITISQGIIPENERIIINISKKFNNYKGMGRLLIYDHACEVAGLDIYISGENCSIHCKSIQWPKENIIYRNTKENEKLNELSQMHNRIVDRYLSMQMAVFAFSKEDENYSIFNTERIKQKKLYESFQIQLGKNNDYVSKFLQIENVSRGQGTQLLECENEKARNNADWITNDLDWNVLYTSGRWMAVIDLWIRLHTTVLKDEKRFDNDYKMISLKLESKLYHSFRNRTLYNLKNYQLGEEKWYKILSKYKFDK is encoded by the coding sequence ATGGATATCACTAATATCATTATTCTAAATATTTTTAATGACATAAATATGAACAACTCAAAAACTGAAAGTATAAAAATGTATTTCTCAGGACTTTCAGGAAAGACTTATTATTTTGTAATTTATCAAGGCGAAAATTGTATAACAATAAGCCAGGGTATCATTCCTGAAAATGAAAGGATTATAATAAATATCTCTAAGAAATTTAATAACTACAAGGGAATGGGACGTTTGCTTATTTATGATCATGCCTGTGAAGTTGCTGGTTTAGATATATATATATCCGGAGAAAATTGTTCTATACATTGTAAATCTATACAATGGCCCAAAGAAAACATTATATACAGAAATACTAAAGAAAACGAAAAGCTAAATGAATTATCACAAATGCACAACAGGATTGTAGACCGATACCTTTCAATGCAAATGGCTGTTTTTGCATTTTCAAAAGAGGATGAAAACTATAGTATATTCAATACAGAACGCATAAAGCAAAAAAAGCTATACGAATCTTTTCAAATTCAATTAGGAAAAAATAATGATTACGTTAGTAAGTTTCTACAAATTGAAAATGTTTCAAGAGGGCAGGGTACTCAATTACTTGAATGTGAAAATGAAAAAGCGCGTAATAATGCCGATTGGATTACAAATGATCTGGATTGGAATGTATTGTATACTTCCGGTCGTTGGATGGCAGTCATTGATTTATGGATCAGACTTCATACAACTGTACTGAAAGATGAAAAGCGTTTTGACAATGATTACAAAATGATAAGCTTAAAATTAGAATCGAAGTTGTATCATAGTTTTAGAAACAGAACTCTTTATAATTTGAAAAATTATCAGCTGGGAGAAGAAAAATGGTACAAAATACTTTCTAAGTATAAGTTTGATAAATAA
- a CDS encoding choice-of-anchor J domain-containing protein → MLSTTNQTIGAFTTVLQAKEKAPDTWIQKTFNLSAYIGQTVYIAIHTTDTDQWELYADTFVVDSNSTLATSEIPGGKKDLSHDIFSKCIMGCTIFYNAKSIIY, encoded by the coding sequence TTGCTTTCTACTACCAATCAAACAATTGGAGCGTTTACAACAGTTCTTCAGGCAAAAGAAAAAGCACCGGACACCTGGATACAAAAAACATTCAATTTGTCGGCTTACATTGGTCAAACTGTATATATTGCTATACATACTACGGATACAGATCAATGGGAACTTTATGCAGATACTTTTGTTGTAGATTCTAATAGTACTTTAGCGACTTCTGAAATTCCAGGTGGTAAAAAAGATTTATCCCATGATATTTTTTCTAAATGCATAATGGGGTGTACAATATTTTATAATGCTAAAAGTATAATTTATTAA
- a CDS encoding toprim domain-containing protein, which produces MILNPTSLLKKAKEQLKSYSEINLFLENDNAGRKCKSELLELFPDAKDYSGLYAPLKDLNDYLIYKTGIKTKTAEVKTELNSKSSRRQFASQIEPAEFIQQKSLPIPRLQKQVPNEHKNQEETINQEKQQEQTTTQNRQSYRRRR; this is translated from the coding sequence TTGATCCTTAACCCCACTTCACTTTTAAAGAAAGCAAAAGAGCAGTTAAAAAGCTACTCAGAGATCAATCTCTTTCTGGAAAATGACAATGCTGGAAGAAAATGTAAATCGGAACTATTGGAATTATTTCCTGATGCAAAGGATTATTCCGGTTTATATGCCCCTCTCAAAGACCTTAATGACTATTTAATTTACAAAACAGGGATAAAGACGAAAACAGCGGAAGTGAAAACAGAACTCAACTCCAAAAGTTCTAGGCGGCAATTTGCATCTCAAATAGAACCAGCTGAATTTATCCAGCAAAAATCATTGCCTATTCCAAGGCTCCAGAAACAGGTTCCAAATGAACACAAAAATCAGGAAGAAACCATAAATCAGGAAAAACAACAGGAACAAACGACAACGCAAAATAGGCAAAGCTACAGAAGGAGAAGGTAA
- a CDS encoding T9SS type A sorting domain-containing protein — protein sequence MVNISDITNVKSISVSDISGKLVKTIDSPVSSLLLEELKSGLYLMTLKMKDGSKQTTKIIKK from the coding sequence ATGGTAAATATTTCAGATATAACTAATGTAAAATCTATTTCTGTATCGGATATTTCAGGGAAATTGGTGAAAACGATTGATAGTCCCGTTTCATCACTCTTGCTAGAAGAGTTAAAATCAGGGTTATATTTGATGACATTGAAGATGAAAGATGGTTCTAAGCAAACAACCAAAATAATTAAAAAGTAG
- a CDS encoding helix-turn-helix domain-containing protein, with amino-acid sequence MDRQIQQQSINSPDYKKIYEDMLSKKFPEKILICSGILNKKVLSVLDIIKINQLICGAPDKDIEVFNQKHRFYDQQAILEILEYQKKNELNNSQVSRHFKISRNSVAKWKKMFNI; translated from the coding sequence ATGGATAGACAAATACAGCAACAAAGTATAAACAGTCCTGATTATAAAAAAATCTACGAAGATATGCTTTCTAAAAAATTTCCTGAGAAGATTCTTATTTGCTCAGGTATTTTGAATAAGAAAGTGCTATCTGTTTTAGATATTATTAAAATCAACCAGCTCATATGCGGGGCACCTGATAAAGATATTGAAGTATTTAATCAAAAGCATAGGTTTTATGACCAGCAAGCGATTTTAGAAATACTTGAATATCAAAAGAAAAATGAATTAAATAATTCTCAAGTATCCAGACATTTTAAAATAAGTAGAAATTCTGTGGCAAAATGGAAAAAAATGTTTAATATCTAA
- a CDS encoding TlpA disulfide reductase family protein: MKKKCLILSAIVLSCMYSAQVNANTSNGPKDNSSIHKLSAAKKSNEVAIGLKKVDEMKGPVYFDEIISFSPEGEELSIEELLSLLDSNEYASTFYQNEKGEIKVNVLRKLSQDEKPQVSDNSKDNFLKKLEGPKKLAKPFKAVDLANTTYTLENLKGKVIVINFWFIGCQPCEKEMPELNHLVDKYSGKDVVFLGLTFSDKAALTKFLSKKEFKYNIVPQANNIINQYNVFAYQLNLLLIKNRKLHCLLLFKRQIF; this comes from the coding sequence ATGAAAAAAAAATGCTTAATATTATCAGCGATTGTACTATCCTGTATGTATTCTGCTCAGGTAAATGCAAATACATCAAATGGTCCAAAAGATAACTCTTCTATACATAAACTTAGTGCAGCCAAAAAATCTAATGAAGTGGCAATAGGGCTTAAGAAAGTTGACGAAATGAAAGGTCCTGTCTATTTTGATGAAATTATATCTTTTTCACCTGAAGGAGAAGAACTTTCTATAGAAGAGTTACTTAGTTTGCTTGATAGCAATGAATATGCATCTACTTTTTATCAAAATGAAAAAGGGGAAATAAAAGTGAATGTATTAAGAAAGCTTTCTCAGGATGAGAAACCACAGGTCTCTGATAATTCAAAAGATAATTTTCTTAAAAAATTAGAAGGGCCAAAAAAGCTTGCAAAACCATTTAAAGCGGTAGACTTAGCCAATACTACCTATACTTTAGAAAATCTTAAAGGGAAAGTAATTGTGATTAATTTCTGGTTTATAGGATGCCAGCCGTGTGAAAAGGAAATGCCCGAACTTAATCATCTGGTAGATAAATACTCAGGAAAGGATGTCGTTTTTTTAGGGCTAACTTTTAGTGATAAGGCTGCCTTGACAAAATTTTTATCAAAAAAAGAGTTTAAATATAACATTGTGCCTCAAGCAAACAATATAATCAATCAATACAATGTATTTGCATATCAACTCAACTTATTATTGATAAAAAATCGAAAATTGCATTGTTTGCTGCTATTCAAAAGGCAGATATTTTAG
- a CDS encoding primase-helicase family protein yields MSEKIPYLRVGTTYYKTIEKPLISGDKISILVRWNRETIISDYGKVYVSKVPKYDGFCCIPSNLDYQQIIQGFYNTYNEIPYQPIVENLKIDFLQEKIPFSLKFMEHIFGEQLELGLDYIKILLQYPIQMLPILCLVSKERSTGKSTFIKWLKSIFGLNMTYIKGDSFSSQFNSDWTSMLIVAIDEVFFDKKEITERLKYLSTTDKDKKEAKGKDREEVEFFGKFILCSNNEDNFIQIDENEIRFWIIKVKSITTENTEFLYNLNKEIPYFLRYLIQRPFHSRKETRMWFTDSQIRTKALQKLVWKNNNKLESKINELLYEFFESAEDSKIHCIPQDIFSMLGKMFSKQYWTVNDVRKVLKENWKLEPQSNSLAYIKYDIDYSGSFYQQNKTGRYFTIERDFILKKYDEMMS; encoded by the coding sequence ATGAGCGAAAAAATTCCTTATCTAAGAGTAGGAACAACGTATTATAAAACCATAGAAAAACCTTTAATTTCCGGAGATAAGATCTCAATATTAGTTCGCTGGAATCGGGAGACCATTATCAGCGACTACGGCAAAGTATACGTTTCAAAAGTTCCGAAGTATGATGGCTTCTGCTGTATTCCTTCAAATCTGGACTACCAGCAGATCATTCAAGGATTTTACAATACCTATAATGAAATCCCTTACCAACCAATTGTAGAGAATTTGAAAATCGATTTCCTTCAAGAAAAAATTCCATTTTCCCTAAAATTTATGGAACATATTTTCGGAGAACAGTTGGAACTGGGTTTAGACTATATTAAAATATTGTTGCAATATCCAATACAAATGCTCCCGATCCTTTGCTTGGTAAGTAAAGAAAGATCTACTGGAAAATCCACATTTATTAAATGGCTGAAATCAATCTTTGGACTTAATATGACCTACATTAAAGGCGACAGCTTCAGCAGTCAGTTCAATTCGGATTGGACATCTATGTTGATTGTTGCTATTGATGAAGTATTCTTTGACAAAAAAGAGATCACTGAACGGTTAAAATATCTTTCCACCACAGATAAAGATAAGAAAGAGGCTAAAGGAAAAGACCGTGAAGAAGTAGAATTCTTTGGCAAGTTCATTCTCTGTTCCAATAATGAAGACAATTTCATTCAAATCGATGAAAATGAGATTCGGTTTTGGATCATCAAAGTAAAATCAATCACAACGGAGAATACCGAGTTCCTGTACAACCTGAATAAAGAAATCCCTTATTTCCTTCGATACCTGATCCAAAGACCTTTTCACAGTCGCAAAGAGACAAGGATGTGGTTCACTGATTCCCAGATCAGAACAAAAGCCCTTCAGAAATTGGTTTGGAAAAACAACAATAAACTGGAATCTAAAATCAACGAACTGTTATATGAATTTTTTGAAAGCGCAGAGGATAGCAAGATCCATTGTATTCCACAGGATATTTTCAGTATGCTGGGTAAAATGTTCAGCAAACAATACTGGACAGTCAACGATGTCCGGAAAGTACTGAAAGAAAACTGGAAACTGGAACCTCAGAGCAATTCGTTAGCCTATATCAAATACGACATTGATTACAGCGGAAGCTTTTACCAGCAGAACAAAACAGGACGATATTTTACAATAGAAAGGGATTTTATTCTTAAAAAATATGATGAAATGATGAGTTAA
- a CDS encoding helix-turn-helix domain-containing protein, with amino-acid sequence MQTTNPFQTILDELGEVKDLLYSLKKEPDIELKKRLYSIKECSEILKLDYQTVRSHILKGNIKAEQIGRFYRISHLDLMSALSDVKSLKYKR; translated from the coding sequence ATGCAGACAACAAATCCATTCCAAACCATTCTTGATGAATTAGGGGAAGTAAAAGACCTACTCTATTCTCTTAAAAAAGAACCTGACATCGAGTTAAAAAAGAGACTGTACTCTATCAAGGAGTGTTCAGAAATTCTTAAACTCGATTACCAGACTGTACGCTCGCACATTTTAAAAGGTAACATTAAAGCAGAACAAATAGGACGGTTCTACCGAATCAGTCATTTGGATCTGATGAGTGCTTTGAGCGATGTTAAATCGCTAAAATACAAAAGATAG
- a CDS encoding helix-turn-helix domain-containing protein, with amino-acid sequence MGKLKPDYKRIYTDLINTKYPDKLRLCRSLLHKDKLTILDMFKLNHIIWEGEDQNMWQFSQKHKSYNKETVMEILDYQVKNKLNNTELASHFKLSRNTLARWKKLFVLHENSSY; translated from the coding sequence ATGGGAAAATTAAAGCCGGATTATAAAAGGATTTACACAGACCTTATTAATACAAAATATCCAGATAAGTTGAGGCTCTGTAGATCTCTATTACATAAAGATAAACTGACAATTTTAGATATGTTCAAACTGAATCACATCATTTGGGAAGGTGAAGATCAAAATATGTGGCAATTTAGTCAGAAACATAAATCCTATAATAAGGAAACAGTGATGGAAATTTTAGATTATCAAGTAAAAAATAAACTTAACAATACAGAATTAGCTTCACATTTCAAATTAAGCCGCAATACTCTAGCAAGGTGGAAGAAATTATTTGTTTTGCATGAGAATTCATCATATTAG
- a CDS encoding helix-turn-helix domain-containing protein, with amino-acid sequence MDRQIQQQSINSPDYKKIYEDMLSKKFPEKILICSGILNKKVLSVLDIIKINQLICGAPDKDIEVFNQKHRFYDQQAILEILEYQKKNELNNSQVSRHFKISRNSVAKWKKMFNI; translated from the coding sequence ATGGATAGACAAATACAGCAACAAAGTATAAACAGTCCTGATTATAAAAAAATCTACGAAGATATGCTTTCTAAAAAATTTCCTGAGAAGATTCTTATTTGCTCAGGTATTTTGAATAAGAAAGTGCTATCTGTTTTAGATATTATTAAAATCAACCAGCTCATATGTGGGGCACCTGATAAAGATATTGAAGTATTTAATCAAAAGCATAGGTTTTATGACCAGCAAGCGATTTTAGAAATACTTGAATATCAAAAGAAAAATGAATTAAATAATTCTCAAGTATCCAGACATTTTAAAATAAGTAGAAATTCTGTGGCAAAATGGAAAAAAATGTTTAATATCTAA
- a CDS encoding recombinase family protein has protein sequence MAMVFSMVSEIERDLISKRTKEALQTKKANGVKLDRPKGPGKSKLDVYRLEIEALLKNGSTKMFIADRYNSTPANLHNWIQKNQCIKY, from the coding sequence ATGGCAATGGTATTCTCAATGGTTTCAGAAATTGAACGAGACTTGATTTCCAAAAGAACAAAAGAAGCGCTGCAGACAAAAAAAGCAAACGGAGTTAAATTAGATAGACCAAAAGGACCAGGAAAAAGTAAACTCGATGTATACAGGTTAGAAATAGAAGCTCTGCTCAAAAATGGTTCTACTAAAATGTTTATTGCAGATCGTTATAATTCTACTCCTGCGAATCTTCATAACTGGATACAGAAGAATCAATGTATTAAATACTAA
- a CDS encoding transposase — MNIKSIHIGEVIETRWKDMNIPMERTCNFFGKDRIIIKEMFTQKSIDSEMLLKWSKLLQYDFFRLYSQHLILYSPPSSMSDKEYSEVEGSLPKFRKNLYNKQIIDFVLELIFTGSKTKSQVIEEYRIPKSTLYKWISKYGQKL; from the coding sequence ATGAATATAAAGAGCATACATATTGGAGAAGTGATTGAGACCAGATGGAAAGATATGAATATTCCTATGGAGAGAACGTGCAATTTTTTCGGAAAGGACAGGATAATAATTAAGGAAATGTTTACTCAGAAAAGTATAGATTCTGAAATGCTTTTAAAATGGAGCAAATTGTTACAATATGATTTTTTCAGATTATATAGTCAGCATCTTATCCTTTATTCACCACCAAGCTCTATGAGTGATAAGGAGTATTCTGAGGTGGAGGGTTCCTTACCTAAGTTCCGGAAGAATCTTTATAACAAACAGATCATAGATTTTGTTTTAGAATTAATATTTACCGGGAGTAAAACCAAATCTCAGGTGATTGAAGAATATAGAATTCCAAAGAGCACGCTTTATAAATGGATAAGTAAATATGGTCAAAAATTATAA
- a CDS encoding recombinase family protein — protein MYNFTFKIAFISKNIVYLRVSTADQDLEKNKAEILFLANDKSLGKVDFVEEKISGKIHWRKRKIGEIIEHLQKGDTILLNEFSRLGRSMLECMEIISIATDKGINIYTVKGNWQLG, from the coding sequence ATTTATAACTTTACTTTTAAAATAGCTTTTATTTCAAAAAATATAGTTTATCTAAGAGTATCAACAGCAGACCAGGATCTTGAAAAAAACAAAGCGGAAATTTTATTTTTAGCAAATGATAAATCTTTGGGGAAAGTAGATTTTGTAGAAGAAAAGATCTCTGGAAAGATCCATTGGAGAAAACGTAAAATAGGTGAGATAATAGAGCATCTGCAAAAAGGAGATACTATCCTTTTAAACGAATTTTCCAGATTGGGGCGTAGTATGCTTGAATGTATGGAAATAATTTCTATCGCTACAGATAAAGGCATTAATATTTACACTGTCAAAGGCAACTGGCAACTTGGATAA
- a CDS encoding transposase yields MERACKFFSSTESEIQMMLREKTLDSDRILKWCKLLEYDFFRIYSQHLILYSPPSSNGYIEKAKEDTNLPLFKKNLYTREIIEFLIELVNTGEKTKLEIIKEYKIPKTTLYKWIDKYSNKV; encoded by the coding sequence ATGGAGAGAGCATGCAAGTTCTTTAGCTCTACGGAAAGTGAAATTCAAATGATGTTGAGGGAAAAAACACTTGATTCGGATAGGATTCTTAAATGGTGTAAATTATTAGAGTATGATTTCTTTAGAATTTACTCACAACATCTTATTTTATACTCTCCTCCATCTTCAAATGGATATATCGAAAAGGCAAAGGAAGATACTAATCTTCCACTATTTAAAAAAAACCTTTATACTCGAGAAATTATTGAGTTTTTAATAGAGTTAGTAAATACCGGTGAAAAAACCAAGCTAGAAATTATTAAAGAATATAAAATTCCAAAAACTACTTTATATAAATGGATAGACAAATACAGCAACAAAGTATAA
- a CDS encoding toprim domain-containing protein, translated as MIKGKQLYAIGFENQSGGFELRNSFYKGAFLKKDISVIELTAENKLLGIKSSHTNNIQTKINTTAKDKDNGTYRKTVVFEGFMDALSFIELQKLLSGMY; from the coding sequence ATGATAAAGGGTAAGCAGTTATATGCGATCGGATTTGAGAATCAGTCAGGAGGTTTTGAGCTTCGAAACTCCTTTTATAAAGGAGCTTTTCTAAAGAAAGATATTTCAGTTATTGAGTTAACAGCAGAAAATAAATTATTAGGTATTAAGAGTAGTCATACAAATAACATTCAAACTAAGATTAATACCACTGCCAAAGATAAAGATAATGGTACATATAGAAAGACCGTTGTTTTTGAAGGTTTTATGGATGCGCTATCTTTTATAGAACTTCAAAAGCTTTTATCGGGGATGTATTGA
- a CDS encoding transposase has translation MLDFKNIHIGELIEAKWNEGDITMERACKFFSSTESEIQMMLREKTLDSDRILKWCKLLEYDFFRIYSQHLILYSPPSSNGYIEKAKEDTNLPLFKKNLYTREIIEFLIELVNTGEKTKLEIIKEYKIPKTTLYKWIDKYSNKV, from the coding sequence ATGCTCGATTTTAAAAATATTCATATAGGGGAGTTAATAGAAGCTAAATGGAATGAAGGCGACATTACAATGGAGAGAGCATGCAAGTTCTTTAGCTCTACGGAAAGTGAAATTCAAATGATGTTGAGGGAAAAAACACTTGATTCGGATAGGATTCTTAAATGGTGTAAATTATTAGAGTATGATTTCTTTAGAATTTACTCACAACATCTTATTTTATACTCTCCTCCATCTTCAAATGGATATATCGAAAAGGCAAAGGAAGATACTAATCTTCCACTATTTAAAAAAAACCTTTATACTCGAGAAATTATTGAGTTTTTAATAGAGTTAGTAAATACCGGTGAAAAAACCAAGCTAGAAATTATTAAAGAATATAAAATTCCAAAAACTACTTTATATAAATGGATAGACAAATACAGCAACAAAGTATAA
- a CDS encoding lipopolysaccharide assembly protein LapB produces MKTTLAYKRKGDFEGALKFNTHVLTDYENNGDTQGIIMVYTNIGSILCSFSKHKESLEYLDKAKKEMNNINSPFLTGNLYNEYGRNYTRLGLFGQSNIAFNKAEHYIRKVSNEKQRKFLLFYNYSWKCTNFIRTKDADSLHSMKKKMLDVMPGTLTYTRIADGFIDKNIHLDSAEYYMNKAVLNFNTASITDKAIAFFSYGDLYNTKGDKRKALEYYLKTVDIFEQTKNKPALLTAYDTISNVYKSLHEIKKSNEYLRQYTVLNDSLDKNEKEAVNLAVNKLVELNYEDKGQERRVFYLIVVIILIVFVGLIYFNRKVYKRNKLKKDRLIRKKTVEVETLKLKVNDSFEEVIHLMENRNPLFLKRFKEVYPEFYEKLIEHTPDLTYHDVKFSAYLRLNLTNKEICKYESISLRGAETKRYRLKKKLKLPQHVDLQKWILEL; encoded by the coding sequence ATGAAAACAACATTAGCGTATAAAAGAAAAGGAGATTTTGAAGGAGCTTTGAAATTTAATACCCACGTCCTTACGGATTATGAAAACAATGGAGATACTCAAGGAATTATTATGGTGTACACTAATATTGGAAGTATTCTCTGCAGTTTCAGTAAGCACAAAGAAAGCCTGGAGTATCTTGACAAAGCAAAAAAAGAGATGAACAATATCAATTCTCCGTTTTTAACCGGAAATTTATATAACGAATATGGCAGAAACTATACACGATTAGGGTTGTTTGGACAATCTAATATCGCTTTTAATAAAGCGGAACACTATATCAGAAAGGTTTCAAATGAAAAGCAAAGAAAATTTCTTTTGTTCTATAATTATTCCTGGAAATGTACAAACTTTATAAGAACTAAAGATGCTGATTCTTTACATAGTATGAAGAAGAAGATGCTGGATGTGATGCCGGGTACACTTACTTATACAAGAATAGCAGATGGTTTTATTGATAAAAATATTCATTTAGATTCTGCTGAGTATTATATGAACAAAGCAGTTCTTAATTTCAATACTGCAAGCATTACTGATAAAGCCATAGCATTTTTTAGTTATGGAGATCTATACAATACTAAAGGAGATAAAAGAAAAGCCTTAGAGTATTATCTGAAGACTGTTGACATTTTTGAGCAAACGAAAAATAAGCCTGCTTTACTTACGGCATATGATACAATTTCCAATGTTTACAAATCACTTCATGAAATTAAAAAATCAAACGAATATCTAAGACAGTATACAGTCTTAAATGATAGCTTAGATAAAAATGAGAAAGAAGCTGTAAATCTTGCTGTCAATAAGTTGGTTGAATTGAATTATGAAGATAAGGGACAGGAAAGGAGAGTATTTTATCTGATCGTTGTAATAATCCTCATAGTCTTTGTAGGATTGATATATTTTAACCGGAAAGTCTATAAAAGAAATAAATTAAAAAAAGACAGACTTATTAGGAAGAAAACAGTAGAAGTTGAAACCCTTAAACTGAAAGTGAATGATTCCTTTGAGGAGGTTATACACCTTATGGAAAACCGGAATCCTCTATTTCTAAAACGTTTCAAAGAAGTATATCCGGAATTTTATGAAAAACTGATCGAACATACTCCTGATCTTACCTACCATGATGTTAAGTTCAGTGCTTATCTGAGATTAAATCTGACCAATAAAGAAATCTGCAAATACGAAAGTATAAGTTTAAGAGGTGCTGAGACGAAGAGGTACAGATTGAAGAAAAAATTGAAATTGCCACAGCATGTGGACCTTCAAAAATGGATATTAGAACTATAA
- a CDS encoding WG repeat-containing protein, which yields MRQIITILFLTFSITLFSQAKIEFDKFPFNIEALKDLSYKKDSIMPKFIGDKFYYININTNKKISEVGFQVAYPFVGRKSTIIKMEDNFGVIDINGNVLAKPTYKSFQLWRTPMRENFAALCRTNNCSSFEVFDLAKGDFVIPDNGCAIPYFERERLISFKSKNKKYGVNQLDENYQNPKTVIKPVFDSIYDIRRNFITAKKNGKIGVVDGNNKTILPFTYGKIILSNERPNLIGLKNNSIWEYYNLFDKLGLVLKSKYECKNIGEIIIDDGFGIYKVNDKYNILFNDGTSLNQNYDWISDKGTIAIDSDKVYIFGNEKVPFLYYEK from the coding sequence ATGAGACAAATTATTACAATCCTATTTTTAACATTTTCAATTACCTTATTTTCTCAAGCTAAAATTGAATTTGATAAATTTCCCTTTAATATTGAAGCACTAAAGGATTTATCCTATAAAAAAGATTCGATAATGCCAAAATTTATTGGAGATAAATTTTATTATATCAACATAAATACAAATAAAAAAATATCAGAAGTTGGTTTTCAAGTTGCTTATCCTTTTGTTGGCAGGAAATCAACAATAATAAAAATGGAAGATAATTTTGGGGTAATTGACATTAATGGAAACGTATTGGCTAAACCAACATATAAATCATTTCAATTATGGCGCACACCAATGAGAGAAAATTTTGCTGCATTATGTCGGACAAATAATTGTTCTTCTTTTGAAGTTTTCGATTTAGCTAAAGGTGATTTTGTCATCCCAGACAATGGTTGTGCAATTCCTTATTTTGAAAGAGAAAGATTAATTTCATTTAAAAGTAAAAATAAGAAGTATGGTGTAAATCAGCTTGATGAAAATTATCAAAATCCCAAAACTGTTATAAAACCTGTTTTTGATTCCATATATGATATCAGAAGAAATTTTATTACCGCCAAAAAAAATGGGAAAATAGGCGTAGTAGATGGAAATAATAAAACGATATTACCATTTACATACGGCAAAATTATCCTTTCAAACGAGAGACCCAATCTTATTGGTTTAAAAAACAATTCGATTTGGGAATATTATAATTTATTCGATAAACTAGGTTTAGTTTTAAAAAGCAAATATGAATGTAAAAATATTGGTGAAATAATCATAGATGATGGTTTTGGAATTTATAAAGTAAATGATAAATACAATATTTTATTTAACGATGGGACTTCATTAAATCAAAACTATGATTGGATTTCCGATAAAGGTACAATTGCAATAGACAGTGATAAAGTTTATATATTCGGAAACGAAAAAGTCCCTTTTCTATATTACGAAAAATAA